Proteins encoded within one genomic window of Mycoplasma phocoenae:
- the lgt gene encoding prolipoprotein diacylglyceryl transferase: MPAISQETWKAYIPGDPNTAFALGPIRVYSLLIMLGMICAILTSLWFWKREKYSFELFATLVIITLPTAIIGARLFFIFEQLEVGNNEYLKANWYKVWHGGLSIQGGVIVTTIVDTIFLWFHRKTIDLRKAFSIVIPTILIGQAIGRWGNFANHELFGAAISADDASISFLPSFIIKQMYIQVDGVSSVRVPLFFYESVANLFGYIVLCWILNKYNWLKPGSTGAMYWIFYGITRVSMENLRYEHYKFYVVLSIIYIVLGTLALLYFELSPNKRYTLYKVLPSKKPWVNKINYFYVWEDSEQYILRKAKEAQRKALLERSR, from the coding sequence ATGCCAGCTATTTCACAAGAAACATGAAAAGCTTATATACCAGGTGATCCTAACACTGCTTTTGCGTTAGGACCAATCAGAGTCTATTCATTATTAATTATGTTGGGTATGATATGTGCGATACTAACTTCATTATGATTTTGAAAAAGAGAAAAATATTCATTTGAATTATTCGCAACATTAGTTATTATTACATTACCAACAGCAATAATAGGAGCACGTTTATTTTTCATATTTGAACAATTAGAAGTCGGAAACAATGAGTACTTAAAAGCTAATTGATATAAAGTATGACATGGGGGACTGTCAATTCAAGGAGGTGTTATTGTAACCACGATAGTGGATACTATATTCTTATGATTCCACAGAAAAACTATTGATTTAAGAAAAGCATTTTCAATAGTTATACCTACCATATTAATTGGTCAAGCAATTGGACGTTGAGGGAACTTTGCTAACCATGAGTTATTTGGAGCTGCAATCAGTGCAGATGATGCAAGCATAAGTTTCTTGCCATCATTCATTATAAAACAAATGTATATTCAAGTTGATGGGGTATCAAGCGTAAGAGTACCTTTATTCTTCTATGAATCAGTAGCTAACCTGTTTGGATACATTGTTTTATGTTGAATATTAAACAAATACAACTGATTAAAACCAGGTTCTACTGGAGCAATGTACTGAATTTTCTACGGAATCACTCGTGTTTCAATGGAAAATTTACGTTACGAACATTATAAATTTTATGTAGTTCTTTCGATAATTTATATTGTATTAGGAACACTTGCTTTATTATATTTTGAATTATCACCAAACAAACGTTATACACTTTACAAAGTATTACCATCTAAAAAACCATGAGTAAACAAAATTAATTATTTCTATGTTTGAGAAGATTCAGAACAATACATATTACGCAAAGCAAAAGAAGCACAAAGAAAAGCACTATTAGAAAGAAGTAGATAA